DNA sequence from the Salvia splendens isolate huo1 chromosome 19, SspV2, whole genome shotgun sequence genome:
AGCATCCGAGTAGTTGGATGGACACACACTGTCTACCCTGATCTTCGGCAATGAACTCGCAGGGTTCTTGTACGAAATCTGAAACCGCACTCCATCCTCACTGGGCATTTCGCCTGTCAGTGTCTTCACAGCGAATTCAAAGCAAGGATCAGACCAGATATCACCACAAGGAAACAGAGACGAGCAGCCTGGCGTCTGATCAGTTGACGCCAAGGAAGATACTGGATTCTCATCAACTTTGTTCAAATCTTCAATTGGTATAGCACCGGTCAGAGTTTTGATTGCAAACTCGATGCACGGATCCATTAATAGGTCCTTCATAGAGGCGTCCAGATGTTTTTCATCCTTTTGATCTTTGTGGCAGACGGCTCCAGTGCTTTTGTGCTTTTCAGGAGAAATATTTTCGCAAGGAATGGTTTCTTTCTGCTCATCATTGGTCGGATTCTCTGTTATACATTGCTTGTCTGAGTCTGCTGTACCAATTTTTACAGAGGTATCCATCTCTGGCTCATTAGATTGCACAGATGTACCATCATTTTTGATGGAATCCATTTCTTCTTTGCTTGATACTCTAGCTGAAGCCTCATCCTTGGCGCTGCTCTTTACCTCCGCTGGTTGATTGGCTTCCAAATGAGCAAGTCTCTTTGAAGTTCTACGAGGTAAATTGCTCATCCATTTCCTTTTTGTGTTTTTGTTCTTATTTTGACGCGCTAGATCTTCACGCTGCTGACTATCTTCCTTGTGATtcttctctttttctctttGTTCTGAACCGTTAGTTTCCGGGATATTCAAATTGTTCTCAGCAGCAATTGTTGAGCCTGCAAAGATAATTTCCAAACAACTATTAGAAGACAAACAGTCTAAATATCTATTAGAACATGAAACTTTGTGTAGTGAAATGTGTGAGCTTGCAATACAGAAAATGTATAATCGATTTCCTGAGACAACACAAGCTGAGGAAGCAATACGGACACTGACATGAGCAAGATGAAGTTAAGCGAAGTTGAAGAACTAATGCATACAATGAAGCTTTATGAAGAAGTTGAGGTAACAAGTAGAGAATATGGTGAATGCATATCGAGACAGGATCCCTGAACTTCAGAAATGCAATCTGGCAATGTCAATTTGTTCTGAAACACACCAATAGCTATATTATTCACCTGACCGTAAGGCATCTCCTTCAGTGTCAAGTTTTAGTTTATTGTAAACAAATCTCCCACGCAGTCTTCTTCCAACATTGTGTTGTTCGTTGCCATTTTCTTGCGGTAGCTTATATTGAAGTTTCTCAGTCCCAGAATCATCTTCTCTACAGCTTTCCTCTACAAGAGGCTTTACTATGGTTTTCAGTGCAGCAGCATCAGGTCCTGCAATTGTATTCATCAGTTGAGCCAAAATACAACGATCGAATTGCAGTTCTTTACTCACTTTCATGTTGATCATCCGCCCATTCACAAAAGAATTATTAGTGCATTCTCATGGTTCTAAATCTAAAAACACTGCATATATAGCACAAAAAATGCAATTTTACACTACCACTTCCACAAAATAGTGATGTTAGATGGTAAGTGTATCCAACAGCAGGGCAAAAAGCAGAATTTTGAAGCTCTATATAGGCTATGGAACTCACCAAAAGTTGTACTGAAAAATTTACAACCAAGACAAAGCGCCTAACATTAAAAACAATCCATGTAAGCACTTAGCTACTTTGGTGTCAgctaatttcttaatctcattGTTCTATAGCAAGTTGATTCACTCTGTTCACCTACTGTAGCATATCAGAGAGCGTAATTCTGAGTAAATCAATTTCTAGTTGCTCCACTCTACAGTCCTGGGGCACATATTTAGGTTATTAATGCAGCAAACATTACCACAGTATCATGCAAAAGGGATCATAAGTCAATCACACAACCTTTTGTGTCCAAACTTCTTGTCTCAAATTAGAAGAATGCATATCTTGATAGATAAACTTGATCAGCGAACATTTTCAGTTTCTATTTGCATCCTTTGATTGAATTAACAGTTCTATGAAAGTATTGTGACAATTGTTGCAAATCTTTTTGACACTCCAAAAAATTTGCATTCCACAGATATAAATAAACCCCATTCTAATAGGTGAAAGTGAATCTTTTGTGCAGCCAATGAACGGTGGAAAGTGAACTATGCTGTAAGAGCTTTATGCGGATAAGTATATTAAGTTGGTCTAGTACAATGCACAAGGATAGGCTCAACACCTGACTTTATCCTTTCTCCACCAGTCATATTTTTATCTCCTTTCTTGCCAACCGGCCTCTGTCCTTTAGCTTTGGCAGGCGACTAGGTACAAACCAAGCCAAGTCAAATGTAAAGTTAGAGAATTCTGAGAATAATGagatttataaataaaaaactaaaactcAAAAATATTCATGGATGCCCCagacaccaaatataaatagtcTGCCAGTGTGATGCTGTGGCAACATTAACATGAACATGTCACTAAAAATATCTAACTTCATAGAGAAAAAAACAGGCAACAATTAAGGAAAAGAAACAGATGGAAAGCCCACTAACAGATGGAGAATGATCCACCAACTCCATGCTCGTGCAACCTTTGTCATCTGGTTTGGACTCCACCTCTACTGAATCCTTGGATTTAAGATGGCGATAAACTTCTTGCATGGAGCGAAATAGACGGCCACTAATAGGATCGGTGTAATACTGCAAGAATTATTGATACAAGAAAACAAGCAGTTCAAGAGCACCATCATTTGGCCATAAAACTGGATAGTGGATACAGTTCGATGTAGTATAGAATCACAATGATTTGAGAATATGAAGGTTACTAAGGAATGTTACCGTGTCTGTCCGGATCTTGCCTCTAGTCTTTTTCCTCCTGATTTCTTTAATCCACCCTGGAGGTAAGTTTTCTGCCACGGCCTTTTTGATGTTAACCTACAATTTTGGGACAATAAGGATGAGAGACATGTAATATAGGAGaacatatatacaaaattaaataaaatattaagcaTTATAACTTTATGTCACTGCGGGTCCACCACATATAGATACGACACTTCGTAAAAGGACAGGACAATGAACGATGACTTTTATTTTCGTGAAGTTATGGTTAAACAACTCTAATTTCACAAAGTAATGTACGatacaattctagtgggcatttaCCTTATTTATCTCTTTGTGTTTTGACGTTTTTATGGAACTCTTGAGATCTTTCAGATGCCGAAGAACCTCTGGCTTCGAGTTGAACGTGAGGCCAATTGAGGGATGAATGTAATACTGGAGCAGATCCAAATAGAACACAACTCAAAACAAGTAAGGGGTCAAAGATTCACGACAGTCATAGTAAAGTTGGTAAGACTTGCTTTTGAAATGAATGACAGCAACATATCTAATTAGAGTGGCCAAACTTCGTTGCATGTTTAGAACATCACATCACTAAGAAATGCAAACCCACTCAAACCAACCTAAATTCTTTTCATTAGGTCAAAAACTACCAAGAAACCATGTCCCTGACATGATAAAGAATTAAGTAGAAAAGAATGGGAGCAAAATCCAAAAATCAGTTGTGTGAATAATCTACTAAGTAGAATACCATACTAGGGTTAGTTAAtactataaacacattatagaaaaatatataaaattcacAAAAGGATGTAATGGATGGTAGCATTTAATTAGATCCAACAGCCATAAATTGGAAGTAGTTCAGTGTGAAAGCTAAAAGCGCTAAAATATGCATCTAGGGAAAAATGTTGAAGTGGTTCAGAATCAATGATTGTCATCACCCAAGGGTCAAATAGAAATTATATGTGTTGCATCTATTTATGCTCAAGATTTGACCTATTTAATCTTTTGAGTCAGTGTTTAAGTGATTTTCAAGAATGAAGTATTCCATGGAAGCATCCATCGACATGGAAAACATTTATGTATGCTAGTCCTTCCAAATTTTAGAATTATCTATTACTACTTCATATAAGCTTAGGAAGCCCTTGTACCTCCTTCCCTCTTTGCCTTCCCCTTTTACAAGCCCACGCTGCCCTACAAGGCAAGTGGTGAGCACAGCTCTCAAACATGAAAGAAATATAAGTCAAATCAGTTGAGAACTTTCACCCACAACcgccccccctctctctctctctcactcacacACGCAATACATACATTGAAAGTCTGAAGTCTGAACTCTACACTAGTTTTGAAGGAATAAACTAACTTCGAGATGTTGGATTTCTTAATCTTTCAGCAAGAACACAGTTTTGCTTGATGTATCCCTTAACATATTAGCTCTAAAAAGGTTTTTCACTCAATAGTTCGGTAATGACGGAGAATTAGCTAATACAGTATAATCAAAACAAAGACAGTTTTGTCCAATATGACATCAATGATGGATTGTTTGCATGATCTTTCTTGTCCAAATTACCATGGAAATGAATGCAAGGCCACAATATTACCGAACTCCAGATCAGAAATAACACTCTATTCTAGCCTCTCATAACTCAAATATATCCTCTTTGTTACCGATTCAAGTGCTAGAACACAAAAATGCATGTATCAATATATCATGGGGCTTCTTTTTGTATTAAACAAACCAACTCTCTTATCCTTCCACACGAAAACTAAGTTGTGAAGCatcataaaattaattcaaGAAAAACTAGTCTTTACCTAAGCagtaaataaaaatacaaagcTCAAGTGACAAAAGGGCAGCTGAGGGAATCTCCAAATTAGAACAAATTTACCTTGTCTTTCTTTCCAGAGCTCCGGCGTTTGACGCGGACCTCCCAATCGGCGGGTAGCCACTCCGGATGCTCACCACCCATTTCACAAGTTGGGATTTTGAACAAACCaagagaaagaaagattgaaaaatcgagaaaaataaatactaaacGATCCTATCCAAATATGAAACAACCACGCAACTTTACTGGTGCCACTAAGATCCAGTTTGAGTTGAAAATCTAGGTGATTGTTTCTGGATGAAGAAAGAAGGGGAAAACGGCAGAGAAGAAATGGAGTTAATGGAAGTAGTGGAGTtgtgagaaaatgaagaaaatggacAAACAGATGCCACAGCCACGTGCATTcccacaaaagaaaaaaaattagtaaattaaaataagatcCATGACCATTTcatggcaagagcacggatgtgggcccgaacccacttttattatttttttactctctaCTCTTAGGCAatagcacaacactcacatctatgctcttctgcaaggacatgctcaagggttccaccattctattattcaatttaaataaaaatatttccacaatattagaatacattaaaaatacccgaaatactattacaaattactaaaaaattaaaaattacataattcaaatcctaaaaattaaaaattacataattaaaatcctaaaaatttaaaattacataattaaatttataaaattaaaaaaacccactacttgtggccgaatttcgcccaaatgtgtttgattagatcttcttgtagctcagtgtgggttcgggtatcgcgcattgtgtgccttgtttcaaTCCTCTCGCCCatcgtcgtatgcacacctcggcgtgggggagacctcgtgGTTGAGCTTccagcttcatcctcgtcgtaaaagttgGCCGCCCTCGGttcttcgtcagctataatcatgttgtgcaagataatacacgtgtacatgatatCGGCGATATTGTTAACGTACCACATCCGAGatggggccttcacaatgttgaatcgaccttgaaggaccccaaaagctctttcgacgtctttccgagcagactcttgacgctgcgcaaaaagaactcgTCTCGGGTCTTTCAGAttgctgaacgtcttcacgaaagtcgaccaacttgggtagataccatcgacgagatagtaacccatgtggtatgcatttctgttgatggtgaagtcgatcgtcgatgctacaccattcaaaacatcattgaagagtggtgaagaatatagcacgttcaagtcattgttggatccggcaacaccgaaatatgcatgtcaaattcATAGGCGGtggtcggcgaccgcttcaaggataagcgttgggtcgccgcctttgtggccgcttaagtattgccccctccaagcagttgggcaattcttccacttccaatgcatgcagtcaatgctgccaagcatacctggaaaaccgtggactgtttcgtgaagattaagcaaccgttgacaatcatcgatggtgggtgcccgaaggaattcctcaccgaaagcagaacgaacgtcgccgcaaaaatttttaaggcataggattccagttgactcacccacatgcatatactcgtcgaagaggtcagccatttgcccagtagcaagttgtcggatggcacaagtacacttcagCAACGCCAAGAGACTTTGTCTACCGGTTGCGTCTCTAGTTGATTGAAAGTATTTAACACGGgcggacattgtgttgacaatacgcataaactaccgttttgacatgcgaagaCGGCGCCGGAAGTAATcctccggaaaccgcggctggtcggaaaaatagtcggcaacgagcctttcgttggctccctcccagtcacgagggatgtagtggcgaattgatctagttggtcgaggaggaggggcgggggtagtggcggcgacataggcttcataggcgacacgatattgttcatagtattcttgttctttgcgctccgcttcagccatgatatcgatgaaatccatttttagagagggtttgagtgagagaggaagatgtagatgagttgtatgaaaaaatatgaatgagagatgatttgatgtgaaaaatggaagatgaatgtgtgtatttatagatgattttgggaataaaaaaataaaaaaaaattcaaaaaaccgGTAATAAAACGACCATATTTTTTggaatatgaaaatatatttttttaatttttagtattatttttgttttttttttaaaaagaaaaaacgaaattggcaacggcattgccgttggctAATCAGgaagcgccgtgccagcggcaagagcgcacgACGAGCAGGGCggtgccgcgccagcggcacggacgcaccgctgctgatgctctaataGTTAGTGTTGTGAGATTCCCATAAATTCAATTATTAATTCATAGGCGataaatgcataaaaaattaattcaaaactCATCTAAATTGAGTTTTCAGACTACATGCAAATTACTGTTATGATTTAGCTCATACTGTGTCAATTGATACAATTTTGTTGGTTAATTTGGGTTTTATCCGTTCCCTCTCTGTCGCTGATCAATTGCTTGCACATCATACCCACTTCTATTTCCATAATttgaaaattcacattttcatttaaGTTAGGGGTGTGTTTGCTCATGGTCATTCATATCATGTTACTTAAACACCATAAacacttttctctctctagagtTGGAAGATTTACAATTTCGTCAAAGTTATAAGTGCGACTTTGCTCATATTGTGACAAGTGATACAATCTTATTGGCTACTTTGGATTTTTGTCCTTGTCTTAGCCATCAATGATCAATTACGTGAACATATAAAAACTTTGAGAATTTTGTTTCGCACTTAATTACTCTCACATCTAAACTAACCAAAAATTGTGATtacttttgaaaatggtataaTCAGATGGATAACTTGTTGTATAAATAACATTTACAAGTAATCTTTCTGATTGGTGCTCACTTGGTGTAGTCATATCAACAATTCAAATTATTCAAGAAAAAAGATAATGAAAATACCtgcataaattaaattattggctGTCTCAATcttgattaattatttaatttgtctATGTTAACATGAGCAACCTGAAAAACCTGTTACCATTTTTTCgtaaacattatttatttaagATAGAAAATAGCTAATGACAGCAGTTTACTTACCTAATTCAATTTAATGTTGCCATTGATTTCAATGTCAGCAGCCATACATACCTGCTATTACTAAGCTCAAAACTAGCTACATAGGGCAGGCTTCTATACCATCACAACAGCCGCCATTGGCCACCAGTTCGCCACCCTAAGCCGGCTGTGGCCGAGGAAAATAAGGTAGCCATCAAACACACAGACAATCACATTAATTCTTGGTTTCTAGCTACCAAACTAAAGAAAGTTTGGTACCTTTAATGGCCTCGGTAGATATCAAGAAAACAGAATATTGACCTCATAGATCATTTACCAGTAACATTGAGAGCATGTTATTCATAGCAAGTGAAGGTTACATTCAAGTGGAGATGTGTAGAAACGAAAGAGGAGACGAAAAACAATGCTTCttaagttactccctccgtccccgaataagagtcgctaatttcctttttgggccgtcccccattaagagtcactcttcatttttaccataaatggtagtaggtcccacattccactaactcactccactcacattttattataaaatcaatataaaaaagtgggtcccacattccactaactttttcaaccaacttttctttacatttcttaaaactcgtgtccggtcaaacaacgactgctattaggggacggagggagtattattcagTATACCTTTAATGCCTATGTCTACAACCTTTATGTGAAACAAGGATATATTGCAGTTAAATGGTGATGGAGGATCACTCTGTTTCCTTTTTGTCCGACTCACGAGCAATCTCTGTTGCCTCCTCGGGTGCAACTTCACCGTTAGCAGCAACAGCAACCACCTTGACAGTTCCAACCTTGACATATTTGCTCATGAATTTGTATTCCCAGTCTTGCAAGGCTTCGAGCTCATACGAGCCCAAGCCAGTAAGGTCACCGTTGAGATCCTTGGCCTCAAAGGACATCTTTGCAAGAGCTCGACTAGCATCCTTTCCAGCAAATAGGGCGTACGGTCCACCTGGTCCGTAGAACATCCTGCAAAGGTCAAATTCATCCTCATCAGACCTCCAAAAAGCATTTCCACCAACAAATTCTAGCTGATGATGATTCATTTGCAGATTCATATGACAATTATCTTGATATTGAGAGTAATTGTACTTTATAGCAATTGAATTTGCAATTGGAAATTCATCAAAAAACCTAATTTCATCTTCTAACAAGCTACCTAATCAAACACTCCGCTTCCAAAATCAATCACAATCAAAGTTGACTAGTAAAAATTGGAGAAAACGCAGAGGAAATACGGAAGAAGGAAAGCTTGATACCTGCTTTGGGAGACGTCGTAGATCTGGCCCTTGATCGCCATGAGCAGAGGCTTACTTGAATCAGAGCCGTCGTACTTTTTGAGCTCGTCGGCAGTGACCTCACCAAGCTGAACTGGAGGAGGTAGAGGCTTCACATCCTCTTCCGACATGCTAGAACTGTGATCAGCATTCCCTGCATCATCGGAGGAACCGAACAGAACTGAGAGCAGCTGGTAGAAGGCAATGGCCACGGAGATTGCTGTGAAGAAGGCCGCCGGCGTCAGACCTGTGTATACTGTGATTGATTCTTTCAGAGCCTCCCACAATTGCACGGCCATCGCTTCgcaacagagagagagagagagagagagagagagagagagagagagagagagggaggagaggagaATTTGTGTTGGTGTTGTTCTTCAATGGTGAAGTTTGGTTTTTTATAGTCTCACTCTCAGACTCGGCACTCTG
Encoded proteins:
- the LOC121780230 gene encoding uncharacterized protein LOC121780230 codes for the protein MGGEHPEWLPADWEVRVKRRSSGKKDKYYIHPSIGLTFNSKPEVLRHLKDLKSSIKTSKHKEINKVNIKKAVAENLPPGWIKEIRRKKTRGKIRTDTYYTDPISGRLFRSMQEVYRHLKSKDSVEVESKPDDKGCTSMELVDHSPSSPAKAKGQRPVGKKGDKNMTGGERIKSGPDAAALKTIVKPLVEESCREDDSGTEKLQYKLPQENGNEQHNVGRRLRGRFVYNKLKLDTEGDALRSGSTIAAENNLNIPETNGSEQREKEKNHKEDSQQREDLARQNKNKNTKRKWMSNLPRRTSKRLAHLEANQPAEVKSSAKDEASARVSSKEEMDSIKNDGTSVQSNEPEMDTSVKIGTADSDKQCITENPTNDEQKETIPCENISPEKHKSTGAVCHKDQKDEKHLDASMKDLLMDPCIEFAIKTLTGAIPIEDLNKVDENPVSSLASTDQTPGCSSLFPCGDIWSDPCFEFAVKTLTGEMPSEDGVRFQISYKNPASSLPKIRVDSVCPSNYSDAKQRGV
- the LOC121780231 gene encoding membrane steroid-binding protein 2-like, translating into MAVQLWEALKESITVYTGLTPAAFFTAISVAIAFYQLLSVLFGSSDDAGNADHSSSMSEEDVKPLPPPVQLGEVTADELKKYDGSDSSKPLLMAIKGQIYDVSQSRMFYGPGGPYALFAGKDASRALAKMSFEAKDLNGDLTGLGSYELEALQDWEYKFMSKYVKVGTVKVVAVAANGEVAPEEATEIARESDKKETE